One window from the genome of [Clostridium] celerecrescens 18A encodes:
- a CDS encoding GntR family transcriptional regulator, giving the protein MQAREAKYMMVVQWVQEQIENGSIGMGDKLPSENEMSLQFHLSRQTIRHAIDVLEQRKLVTRIQGSGTYAGGCARGGSQEKYFNIAVISTYVDSYIFPAVLKGIERVLSKSGYTMQVAFTGNRTEREREALDKILEKGLIDGLIVEPAKSALPNPNLHYYKKLMGQQVPVLFFNSSYPELNLPCVSLNDALVGEKAAEYLIRAGHKEIGGIFKSDDGQGHLRYSGFAKSMEKAGLKLDGKRILWIDSESLKDMELWADYLFQRLEDCTGVVCYNDEVANLLSGICFKRGIRIPEDLSLVSIDNSDLATLGEVPITSFPHPMEALGRKAAEHMIKLIENPCFDGNYLFDSEAVERESVKFISKENTNE; this is encoded by the coding sequence ATGCAGGCACGGGAAGCAAAATATATGATGGTTGTCCAATGGGTACAGGAACAGATTGAAAACGGCAGCATCGGGATGGGCGATAAGCTTCCCTCTGAAAACGAGATGAGCCTTCAGTTTCATTTAAGCAGACAGACGATACGCCATGCGATCGACGTGCTGGAACAGCGGAAGCTGGTAACGCGTATACAAGGAAGCGGAACTTATGCAGGCGGCTGTGCCCGGGGAGGAAGTCAGGAAAAATATTTTAATATAGCTGTCATCAGCACCTATGTGGACAGCTATATATTTCCGGCTGTGCTTAAGGGGATTGAGCGGGTGCTTTCCAAGTCTGGTTATACCATGCAGGTGGCATTTACCGGAAACCGGACGGAACGGGAACGAGAGGCGCTGGATAAGATTCTGGAAAAAGGACTGATTGATGGTTTGATTGTGGAACCTGCAAAAAGCGCATTGCCTAATCCGAATCTGCATTATTATAAGAAGCTGATGGGGCAGCAGGTTCCGGTTTTGTTTTTTAACAGCAGTTATCCGGAGTTAAATCTTCCCTGCGTATCACTTAATGACGCGCTGGTAGGAGAGAAAGCGGCAGAATACCTGATTCGGGCGGGTCACAAAGAGATTGGTGGAATTTTTAAATCTGATGACGGCCAGGGTCATTTAAGATATTCTGGTTTCGCAAAGAGCATGGAGAAGGCTGGCTTAAAGCTGGATGGAAAGAGGATTCTGTGGATCGATTCCGAGAGCCTGAAAGATATGGAGTTATGGGCGGATTATCTGTTCCAGCGGCTGGAGGACTGCACAGGGGTGGTCTGCTATAATGATGAGGTGGCAAACCTGCTGTCCGGAATCTGCTTTAAAAGAGGAATCCGCATACCGGAGGACTTATCCCTTGTCAGCATTGATAATTCTGATCTGGCGACTTTGGGAGAGGTTCCCATCACCTCCTTTCCCCATCCCATGGAAGCCCTGGGAAGAAAGGCAGCGGAACATATGATAAAGCTCATAGAGAATCCATGCTTTGATGGGAATTACCTCTTTGATTCGGAGGCTGTTGAAAGGGAATCTGTGAAATTTATATCAAAGGAGAATACGAATGAGTGA
- the mmsB gene encoding multiple monosaccharide ABC transporter permease has product MDKKKTVNINMKEYGMVLALIAVFLIFAVMTGGKNMSPANINNLIMQNSYIVILAVGMLLCVLTGNIDLGVGSIVAVCGAAVGIMIVDYKASMWVAILAALSIGTLSGMFVGFFVSKLSIPPFIVTLATMLMGRGLTYTLLKAQTKGPLPTNYTYIGAGFLPTVKIPFGTGTLDMISIGVALAAFALIIFSEIKSIRTKKKYGFPVNPLWQSVLKVGVILVIVWFFFYKLSRYNGIPFVLVIMGVLVVLYHFITSRTVAGRQIYALGGNAKAAKLSGINTGKVFFWVYTNMGILCAIAGIVLSARNASATPKAGDQFEMDAIASCYIGGAATTGGVGTIIGAVVGAFIMGILNNGMSLYGWSTDIQKIVKGAVLLGAVTIDLLSKRKK; this is encoded by the coding sequence ATGGACAAGAAAAAGACGGTTAATATTAATATGAAAGAATACGGCATGGTACTGGCCCTCATTGCGGTATTTCTTATTTTTGCGGTAATGACAGGCGGAAAAAACATGTCCCCGGCAAACATTAATAACCTGATTATGCAAAACAGCTATATCGTCATCCTTGCGGTGGGCATGCTGCTGTGTGTATTGACTGGAAATATTGACTTAGGCGTAGGTTCTATCGTTGCGGTCTGCGGTGCGGCTGTGGGTATTATGATCGTGGACTATAAGGCCAGCATGTGGGTAGCGATTCTTGCAGCCCTGTCAATCGGTACATTATCCGGTATGTTTGTAGGGTTTTTTGTGTCAAAGCTTTCCATTCCTCCCTTTATTGTGACGCTGGCAACCATGTTAATGGGACGGGGACTTACCTATACACTTTTAAAGGCACAGACAAAGGGGCCGCTTCCCACAAACTATACATACATTGGCGCAGGCTTTCTGCCTACCGTTAAAATACCGTTTGGCACGGGGACTTTGGATATGATATCCATTGGGGTTGCCCTTGCCGCCTTTGCCCTCATTATTTTTTCCGAAATAAAGAGCATACGGACAAAGAAGAAATATGGTTTTCCGGTCAATCCCCTGTGGCAGTCCGTTTTAAAGGTGGGCGTAATTTTGGTGATTGTCTGGTTTTTCTTCTACAAGCTGTCCCGTTACAATGGCATTCCGTTCGTACTGGTTATCATGGGCGTGTTGGTTGTCCTCTATCATTTCATTACAAGCAGAACTGTAGCTGGGCGGCAGATTTATGCTTTGGGAGGCAATGCGAAAGCGGCGAAGCTTTCTGGCATCAATACGGGAAAAGTCTTTTTCTGGGTATATACCAATATGGGCATCCTGTGCGCCATTGCCGGAATCGTTCTCTCCGCCAGAAACGCTTCCGCAACTCCAAAAGCGGGAGATCAGTTTGAGATGGATGCCATCGCTTCCTGCTATATCGGAGGAGCCGCGACCACCGGTGGTGTTGGCACGATTATCGGAGCCGTTGTCGGCGCATTTATCATGGGTATTTTGAACAATGGAATGTCCCTTTACGGCTGGTCCACCGATATTCAGAAAATCGTAAAAGGTGCTGTACTTTTGGGGGCAGTTACGATAGACTTATTATCAAAGAGAAAAAAATAG
- the mmsA gene encoding multiple monosaccharide ABC transporter ATP-binding protein, protein MSEHILEMNHITKEFYGVKALDDVNIKVKRGEIHALCGENGAGKSTLMNVLSGVYPYGTYSGDIVYNGNVNQFHSIKQSEAKGIVIIHQELALSPYLSVAENVFLGNEQTTVKGVVDWTKTNKRAQEMLEKVGLENENLNVPVSSLGVGKQQLIEIARAMAKQVELLILDEPTAALNDEESRRLLDIMLDLKKHGITCIIISHKLNEISYVADSITVIRDGKTIETLEKGKDEISEDRIIKGMVGRELTNRFPERDCDIGDNIFEVENWNVYHPDDPDRKMIRDISFHVKSGEVVGFAGLMGAGRTELAMSLFGRSYGQKITGAIKINGKQVLLRNVRDAINNKLAYVSEDRKNYGLILIDSVRGNMTLAALRNFFSKRGIVNGNAENLSSEEYRKKINVKANSINQTVSSLSGGNQQKVVLAKWMMTQPDVLILDEPTRGIDIGAKYEIYCVINDLAKAGKAIIVISSELQEIIGICDRIYVINEGHITGELSRDEVSQEKIMKCIMADNGKDE, encoded by the coding sequence ATGTCTGAACATATCTTGGAGATGAACCATATCACCAAAGAGTTCTACGGTGTGAAAGCTTTGGATGACGTAAATATCAAGGTGAAGCGGGGCGAGATACATGCACTCTGCGGAGAGAACGGAGCGGGGAAGTCCACTTTGATGAATGTGCTATCCGGCGTTTATCCCTATGGGACCTACAGCGGCGACATTGTATACAATGGAAATGTAAATCAGTTTCACAGCATTAAGCAAAGCGAGGCAAAGGGAATCGTAATCATCCACCAGGAGCTGGCCTTAAGCCCCTATTTGTCCGTGGCGGAAAACGTATTTCTGGGAAATGAACAGACGACTGTTAAAGGGGTGGTGGACTGGACAAAAACGAATAAACGGGCTCAGGAAATGCTAGAGAAAGTAGGACTTGAAAACGAAAATTTAAATGTGCCCGTCAGCAGCCTGGGGGTAGGCAAGCAGCAGCTCATTGAAATTGCCCGTGCTATGGCAAAGCAGGTAGAACTTTTAATTTTGGATGAGCCCACCGCGGCCCTCAATGACGAGGAGAGCAGGCGGCTTCTGGACATCATGCTGGATTTGAAGAAACACGGCATCACCTGCATCATAATTTCCCATAAGCTCAATGAAATCAGCTATGTAGCGGATTCCATTACCGTAATCCGGGATGGAAAGACCATAGAAACCTTAGAAAAGGGTAAGGATGAGATCAGTGAGGACCGTATCATTAAGGGTATGGTGGGGCGGGAGCTGACGAACCGTTTTCCGGAAAGAGACTGTGATATCGGAGATAATATTTTTGAGGTTGAAAACTGGAATGTCTATCATCCCGATGATCCGGACAGGAAGATGATAAGAGATATATCCTTTCATGTGAAATCAGGAGAGGTGGTCGGCTTTGCGGGACTGATGGGAGCGGGAAGAACAGAGCTGGCCATGAGCCTTTTCGGACGATCCTACGGGCAGAAAATTACCGGAGCCATTAAGATAAACGGAAAGCAGGTTCTCCTACGGAATGTAAGGGATGCCATTAATAATAAACTGGCCTACGTTTCCGAGGACCGGAAGAATTATGGGCTTATCTTAATTGACAGTGTTCGCGGAAATATGACCCTGGCAGCGCTACGCAACTTCTTTTCCAAAAGAGGCATTGTAAACGGCAATGCCGAAAACCTTTCATCGGAGGAGTATAGAAAGAAAATCAACGTAAAAGCCAATTCCATTAACCAGACGGTCAGTTCCCTTTCCGGTGGAAACCAGCAGAAGGTGGTGCTGGCTAAATGGATGATGACCCAGCCGGACGTGCTGATTCTTGATGAACCGACCCGGGGCATCGACATCGGGGCAAAGTACGAGATATACTGCGTTATCAACGATCTGGCAAAGGCGGGTAAGGCAATTATTGTGATCTCCTCGGAGCTTCAGGAAATCATTGGCATTTGTGACCGCATTTACGTTATTAATGAGGGACACATAACCGGTGAATTATCCCGTGACGAAGTTTCCCAGGAAAAGATTATGAAATGTATTATGGCAGATAACGGAAAGGATGAATAG
- the chvE gene encoding multiple monosaccharide ABC transporter substrate-binding protein, which produces MKRRILSLILGTALSAAMLAGCGGSQTSATTAAPAAETKADATTAAQEAATQASKTTGSGGKVGVAMPTQSSERWINDGANMKKQLEALGYEVDLQYAEDDVQMQVSQIENMIASGVNCLVIASIDSSALVNVEVQAKNAGIPIIAYDRLLMDTDAVSYYATFDNKGVGTAIGQYIKDKKELDKAKAEGKTYTIEFFMGSPDDNNALFLYNGLMEVLKPYLDDGTLVCESGRTSFEDTCILRWSQETAQQNCENYLTGFYADKKLDICASAFDGFAYGCKAALEGAGYKVGEDWPLITGQDAELMATKNIISGFQTMSIYKDTRLLAEKCVTMVQAVLQGAEPEINDTTQYNNGKIVVPSYLCTPVAVDKDNYKKVIVDGGYYTEAQLAQ; this is translated from the coding sequence ATGAAACGAAGAATCCTAAGCCTCATTCTCGGAACGGCCCTTTCCGCTGCCATGCTGGCAGGCTGCGGTGGTTCCCAGACCTCGGCAACCACGGCCGCACCGGCGGCTGAAACCAAAGCAGATGCCACCACTGCAGCCCAGGAGGCGGCTACCCAGGCATCGAAAACCACAGGAAGCGGTGGAAAGGTCGGCGTAGCAATGCCCACCCAGTCCTCGGAGCGTTGGATCAACGACGGAGCCAACATGAAGAAACAGCTGGAAGCCCTGGGCTACGAAGTAGACCTCCAATACGCTGAGGACGACGTACAGATGCAGGTTTCCCAGATTGAAAACATGATTGCTTCCGGCGTTAACTGTCTGGTTATTGCTTCCATTGATTCCTCCGCTTTGGTAAATGTGGAAGTGCAGGCCAAGAACGCAGGCATTCCCATCATTGCCTATGACCGCCTGTTAATGGATACGGACGCTGTTTCCTATTATGCGACCTTTGATAATAAAGGAGTAGGCACGGCGATCGGGCAGTACATAAAAGACAAAAAGGAACTGGATAAGGCAAAGGCAGAAGGAAAAACCTACACCATTGAATTTTTCATGGGCTCTCCGGATGATAACAATGCATTGTTCTTATACAACGGACTGATGGAAGTATTAAAGCCTTATCTGGATGATGGGACCCTGGTATGTGAGTCGGGCCGTACTTCATTTGAGGATACGTGTATTTTAAGATGGTCTCAGGAAACGGCACAGCAGAACTGTGAGAACTATCTGACCGGCTTTTACGCAGACAAGAAGCTGGATATCTGTGCTTCCGCTTTTGACGGCTTTGCCTATGGCTGCAAAGCGGCTCTTGAAGGTGCAGGCTATAAAGTAGGTGAGGACTGGCCGCTGATAACAGGACAGGATGCGGAGCTGATGGCAACGAAAAATATTATCTCAGGCTTCCAGACCATGTCCATATACAAGGACACCCGTCTTCTGGCTGAAAAGTGCGTGACCATGGTTCAGGCTGTTCTCCAGGGAGCAGAGCCGGAAATCAACGATACCACTCAGTACAACAACGGCAAGATCGTAGTTCCGTCCTATTTATGCACTCCGGTTGCGGTTGATAAGGACAATTACAAGAAAGTCATTGTTGACGGCGGTTATTACACGGAAGCACAGCTGGCACAGTAA
- a CDS encoding metallophosphoesterase family protein: MKLIAILSDTHGLLREPVIAELAKADCFIHAGDINTPYIVESMRQLGETYVVRGNNDKEWAEALPESITVTIEGVRFFIIHNKKDVPRYLTNIDVVVYGHSHKYSAEIIEGVLFLNPGSCGKRRFDLEITMCRMIVEAGHYQYEKVMIPL, from the coding sequence ATGAAACTGATTGCAATCTTATCCGATACTCATGGTCTGCTGCGGGAGCCTGTTATAGCTGAACTTGCTAAAGCTGATTGCTTCATTCATGCTGGTGATATCAACACACCATACATTGTCGAGTCCATGCGACAGCTCGGAGAGACCTATGTGGTGCGTGGTAACAACGATAAAGAATGGGCGGAAGCCCTGCCTGAAAGCATTACCGTCACAATTGAAGGAGTGAGATTCTTCATCATTCATAACAAGAAAGATGTCCCCAGATACCTGACAAATATTGACGTGGTGGTCTATGGTCATTCGCACAAATATTCAGCAGAAATTATTGAGGGAGTACTGTTTCTCAATCCCGGTAGCTGCGGCAAACGGCGTTTTGATTTGGAAATCACAATGTGCCGTATGATTGTGGAAGCTGGACACTATCAGTACGAGAAAGTGATGATTCCCTTATAA
- a CDS encoding Y-family DNA polymerase, with product MKNRTYFAIDLKSFYASVECMERGLDPLTTNLVVADASRTEKTICLAVSPSLKAYGIPGRARLFEVVQKVREVNAARLREIPERAFSGASFNDTELKEAPGISLDYITAPPRMAHYIEYSTRIYNIYLKYIAPEDIHVYSIDEVFIDATDYLNTYNLSARELVTKMILDVLKTTGITASAGIGTNLYLCKIAMDIQAKRIPVDQNGVQIAELDEISYRRLLWSHRPLTDFWRVGRGYSKKLEEQGLFTMGDIARCSIGKSNEYYKEDLLYKLFGVNAELLIDHAWGWEPCTIADIKAYKPSTNSIGSGQVLQSAYTFDKAKLIVWEMTDLLVLDLVDKKLVTDQLVLTVGYDIENLTNPMIKNSYHGAVTIDHYGRAVPKSAHGTANLGRQTSSTKLIMDAAAELFERIVDKNLLVRRVNITANHVVDEETVQKSDNFEQLDLFTDYGAVQAKKEEEEAELAREKSIQKAMLEIKKKYGKNAILKGMNLEEGATTLDRNRQIGGHKA from the coding sequence CCCTTAAAGCATATGGGATTCCCGGTAGGGCGAGGCTGTTTGAGGTCGTGCAGAAGGTCAGGGAAGTAAATGCGGCACGGCTGCGCGAAATACCGGAACGAGCCTTTTCCGGTGCCTCTTTCAACGATACGGAGTTGAAAGAGGCACCGGGTATCTCGTTAGACTATATTACTGCTCCACCGAGAATGGCGCATTATATCGAATACAGCACGCGGATTTACAATATCTACTTAAAGTATATCGCGCCCGAAGATATTCATGTCTACTCCATCGATGAGGTATTCATCGATGCCACCGATTATCTGAACACCTACAATCTTTCAGCCCGTGAGCTTGTCACAAAAATGATATTAGATGTTCTTAAAACGACTGGTATTACAGCATCAGCAGGAATTGGAACAAACTTGTACCTTTGCAAAATCGCTATGGATATTCAGGCAAAGCGTATTCCGGTGGATCAAAACGGAGTGCAGATAGCAGAATTGGACGAAATAAGCTACCGACGTCTGCTGTGGTCACATCGGCCTTTAACCGACTTTTGGCGTGTTGGCAGAGGATATTCTAAGAAGCTGGAGGAACAAGGCCTCTTCACTATGGGAGATATTGCAAGATGCTCGATAGGTAAGTCTAACGAATACTATAAAGAAGATTTATTGTACAAATTGTTTGGAGTCAATGCGGAGTTGTTGATAGACCATGCATGGGGGTGGGAGCCATGCACGATTGCCGATATTAAAGCGTATAAACCGAGCACAAACAGTATTGGATCGGGACAGGTATTACAAAGCGCCTATACTTTTGATAAAGCAAAGCTGATTGTGTGGGAAATGACCGATCTGCTGGTACTTGATTTGGTAGATAAAAAGCTTGTGACCGACCAGCTTGTTTTAACGGTTGGATACGATATTGAAAATCTGACAAACCCGATGATTAAAAACTCATACCATGGGGCGGTCACCATCGACCACTACGGACGTGCCGTTCCGAAATCTGCACATGGCACGGCAAACCTTGGCAGACAGACCTCCTCTACAAAATTGATCATGGATGCTGCCGCGGAATTGTTTGAGCGCATTGTTGACAAAAACCTCCTTGTCAGGAGAGTCAACATCACAGCAAATCATGTTGTGGATGAGGAAACTGTTCAAAAGTCAGATAACTTTGAACAGCTTGATCTCTTTACGGATTATGGTGCTGTCCAGGCAAAAAAAGAAGAGGAAGAAGCCGAGCTTGCACGTGAGAAAAGTATACAGAAAGCAATGCTGGAGATAAAAAAGAAATATGGAAAAAACGCCATCTTAAAGGGTATGAATCTGGAGGAAGGCGCTACCACATTAGACCGTAACAGGCAGATAGGAGGACACAAGGCATGA